One window of Toxotes jaculatrix isolate fToxJac2 chromosome 19, fToxJac2.pri, whole genome shotgun sequence genomic DNA carries:
- the zbtb1 gene encoding zinc finger and BTB domain-containing protein 1 isoform X2, with amino-acid sequence MARPSHSDHVLQQLNNQREWGFLCDCLIAIGDIYFRAHKAVLAACSSYFRMMFIRDQQGAGRLDLSNMQISAECFDLILQLMYLGRIVVGSYEFEELKASMAYLQMYYIPDSLEDLRDIRSSNLTPSSSASSSSSSSSSTGPVGGKMMFGVRMYEQQRPAAPEVERVPKPVSSNTGRPAVPAAVTRPVVAEEVVTTPLIVAPPAADGAVEQPCDLRKRSSGRSSTLKDRPRFGRTYTCDDCGFVFSCEKLLIEHILTCTNRKAYHPPRGNVEGDNDSSKAESSASESTEEHRVLCKGEDDWPETKADSDLTIRSVAAGTDGEPGTTRSVSIKREPEESMFPDIEVVRVGEHTTRDCSTRFGDVARKDLLREKTGSDREPEPGVSGLENSSDPFEVHTASSDESGIPAKLRKIKDEKQDIDCAPCELCGALLTEEDKSAHYLSNHMGHICACGRCGQVLIKGRQLQEHAERCGESHGGESDSHGEDEASLLEEPQGMEEGLLEATDLACPNCGLLFQNESLALEHALSCHEQELFRPVLLEEGAEPDHRRKHFCSICGKGFYQRCHLREHYTVHTKEKQFTCQTCGKQFLRERQLRLHTDMHKGMARYVCPVCDQGTFLKHDHVRHMISHLSAGETICQVCFQIFPGGEQLEKHMDVHLYICGVCGEKFRLRKDMRSHYNSKHTKRL; translated from the coding sequence ATGGCGAGGCCGAGCCACAGTGATCACGTCCTCCAGCAGCTCAACAACCAGCGGGAGTGGGGCTTCCTCTGCGACTGCCTCATTGCCATCGGTGACATCTACTTCAGGGCCCACAAGGCCGTCCTGGCGGCCTGCAGCTCCTACTTCAGGATGATGTTTATCCGGGACCAGCAGGGGGCGGGTCGTCTGGACCTCAGCAACATGCAGATCAGTGCCGAGTGCTTCGACCTCATCCTGCAGCTCATGTACCTCGGACGCATCGTCGTGGGGAGCTACGAGTTTGAGGAGCTCAAGGCCTCCATGGCGTACCTGCAGATGTACTACATCCCCGACTCGCTGGAGGATCTCAGGGACATCAGAAGCTCAAACCTCACCCCGTCCTCctcggcctcctcctcctcctcgtccagTTCCTCCACCGGTCCTGTAGGTGGGAAAATGATGTTTGGAGTCCGAATGTACGAACAGCAGAGGCCAGCTGCACCGGAAGTGGAGCGTGTACCGAAACCGGTCAGCAGCAACACCGGTCGTCCAGCTGTGCCGGCAGCAGTCACCAGGCCAGTGGTGGCGGAAGAGGTGGTGACCACTCCTCTGATAGTGGCACCACCGGCTGCGGACGGAGCAGTCGAGCAGCCGTGTGACCTGAGAAAGCGGTCCAGCGGCAGAAGTTCAACTCTTAAAGACCGTCCTCGGTTCGGCCGCACCTACACCTGCGACGACtgtggctttgtcttcagctgcGAGAAGCTTTTAATCGAGCACATCCTGACTTGCACTAACCGGAAGGCCTATCATCCCCCAAGAGGTAATGTCGAAGGAGACAATGACTCGAGTAAAGCTGAGAGCTCTGCATCCGAgagcacagaggaacacagggtCCTCTGTAAAGGTGAGGACGACTGGCCTGAGACCAAGGCCGACTCTGATCTCACCATCAGGTCAGTGGCAGCTGGGACCGACGGTGAGCCCGGCACGACTAGGAGCGTGTCCATCAAGAGAGAACCAGAAGAAAGCATGTTCCCTGACATTGAGGTGGTCCGGGTTGGTGAACACACCACGAGAGACTGTAGCACACGGTTCGGCGATGTCGCACGTAAAGACTTGCTGAGGGAGAAAACGGGATCGGACCGTGAACCGGAGCCCGGCGTCTCAGGCTTAGAGAACAGCAGCGACCCTTTTGAAGTCCACACAGCCAGCAGCGATGAATCAGGGATTCCAGCAAAGCTTCGGAAAATCAAAGATGAGAAACAGGACATCGACTGTGCCCCCTGTGAACTGTGTGGTGCTCTGTTAACGGAGGAGGACAAGTCAGCCCACTACCTGTCTAATCACATGGGCCATATATGTGCCTGTGGACGGTGTGGCCAGGTGCTGATCAAAGGTCGGCAGCTCCAGGAGCACGCAGAGCGCTGTGGAGAATCCCACGGCGGTGAGTCAGACTCCCACGGAGAGGACGAGGCGTCCCTGTTGGAGGAGCCGCAGGGGATGGAGGAGGGCCTGCTGGAGGCCACTGACCTGGCCTGCCCTAACTGCGGTCTGCTGTTCCAGAACGAGAGCCTGGCGCTGGAGCACGCCTTGTCCTGCCACGAACAGGAGCTGTTTCGCCctgtgctgctggaggaggggGCCGAACCGGATCACCGCCGTAAACACTTCTGTAGCATCTGCGGCAAAGGCTTCTACCAGCGCTGCCACCTGCGGGAGCACTACACCGTCCACACCAAGGAGAAGCAGTTCACCTGCCAGACCTGCGGGAAGCAGTTTCTGCGGGAACGCCAGCTCAGGTTGCACACCGACATGCACAAAGGCATGGCGCGCTACGTGTGCCCAGTCTGCGACCAGGGAACCTTCCTTAAACACGACCATGTCCGACACATGATCTCCCACCTGTCCGCTGGGGAAACCATCTGCCAGGTGTGTTTCCAGATCTTCCCTGGTggagagcagctggagaaacacATGGACGTCCATCTGTACATCTGCGGCGTCTGTGGAGAGAAGTTCCGCCTCCGTAAAGACATGAGGAGCCACTATAACTCCAAGCACACCAAGAGACTATAG
- the zbtb1 gene encoding zinc finger and BTB domain-containing protein 1 isoform X1: protein MDPVGTASAHPIKLNRKQHATLPSGSLYGSSFILQEEKKKRLLLRLLSPPEHNKPPDRRLRGPGNIHTPAADCTSSSAGLRYPRAMARPSHSDHVLQQLNNQREWGFLCDCLIAIGDIYFRAHKAVLAACSSYFRMMFIRDQQGAGRLDLSNMQISAECFDLILQLMYLGRIVVGSYEFEELKASMAYLQMYYIPDSLEDLRDIRSSNLTPSSSASSSSSSSSSTGPVGGKMMFGVRMYEQQRPAAPEVERVPKPVSSNTGRPAVPAAVTRPVVAEEVVTTPLIVAPPAADGAVEQPCDLRKRSSGRSSTLKDRPRFGRTYTCDDCGFVFSCEKLLIEHILTCTNRKAYHPPRGNVEGDNDSSKAESSASESTEEHRVLCKGEDDWPETKADSDLTIRSVAAGTDGEPGTTRSVSIKREPEESMFPDIEVVRVGEHTTRDCSTRFGDVARKDLLREKTGSDREPEPGVSGLENSSDPFEVHTASSDESGIPAKLRKIKDEKQDIDCAPCELCGALLTEEDKSAHYLSNHMGHICACGRCGQVLIKGRQLQEHAERCGESHGGESDSHGEDEASLLEEPQGMEEGLLEATDLACPNCGLLFQNESLALEHALSCHEQELFRPVLLEEGAEPDHRRKHFCSICGKGFYQRCHLREHYTVHTKEKQFTCQTCGKQFLRERQLRLHTDMHKGMARYVCPVCDQGTFLKHDHVRHMISHLSAGETICQVCFQIFPGGEQLEKHMDVHLYICGVCGEKFRLRKDMRSHYNSKHTKRL, encoded by the exons AGCGGCAGTTTGTACGGAAGTTCTTTCAtcctgcaggaggagaagaagaagaggcttCTCCTTCGTCTCCTCTCTCCGCCTGAGCACAACAAACCTCCGGACAGGAGACTCCGGGGCCCCGGCAACATCCACACACCCGCCGCCGACTGCACCAGCTCCTCCGCCGGCCTACGGTACCCACG GGCGATGGCGAGGCCGAGCCACAGTGATCACGTCCTCCAGCAGCTCAACAACCAGCGGGAGTGGGGCTTCCTCTGCGACTGCCTCATTGCCATCGGTGACATCTACTTCAGGGCCCACAAGGCCGTCCTGGCGGCCTGCAGCTCCTACTTCAGGATGATGTTTATCCGGGACCAGCAGGGGGCGGGTCGTCTGGACCTCAGCAACATGCAGATCAGTGCCGAGTGCTTCGACCTCATCCTGCAGCTCATGTACCTCGGACGCATCGTCGTGGGGAGCTACGAGTTTGAGGAGCTCAAGGCCTCCATGGCGTACCTGCAGATGTACTACATCCCCGACTCGCTGGAGGATCTCAGGGACATCAGAAGCTCAAACCTCACCCCGTCCTCctcggcctcctcctcctcctcgtccagTTCCTCCACCGGTCCTGTAGGTGGGAAAATGATGTTTGGAGTCCGAATGTACGAACAGCAGAGGCCAGCTGCACCGGAAGTGGAGCGTGTACCGAAACCGGTCAGCAGCAACACCGGTCGTCCAGCTGTGCCGGCAGCAGTCACCAGGCCAGTGGTGGCGGAAGAGGTGGTGACCACTCCTCTGATAGTGGCACCACCGGCTGCGGACGGAGCAGTCGAGCAGCCGTGTGACCTGAGAAAGCGGTCCAGCGGCAGAAGTTCAACTCTTAAAGACCGTCCTCGGTTCGGCCGCACCTACACCTGCGACGACtgtggctttgtcttcagctgcGAGAAGCTTTTAATCGAGCACATCCTGACTTGCACTAACCGGAAGGCCTATCATCCCCCAAGAGGTAATGTCGAAGGAGACAATGACTCGAGTAAAGCTGAGAGCTCTGCATCCGAgagcacagaggaacacagggtCCTCTGTAAAGGTGAGGACGACTGGCCTGAGACCAAGGCCGACTCTGATCTCACCATCAGGTCAGTGGCAGCTGGGACCGACGGTGAGCCCGGCACGACTAGGAGCGTGTCCATCAAGAGAGAACCAGAAGAAAGCATGTTCCCTGACATTGAGGTGGTCCGGGTTGGTGAACACACCACGAGAGACTGTAGCACACGGTTCGGCGATGTCGCACGTAAAGACTTGCTGAGGGAGAAAACGGGATCGGACCGTGAACCGGAGCCCGGCGTCTCAGGCTTAGAGAACAGCAGCGACCCTTTTGAAGTCCACACAGCCAGCAGCGATGAATCAGGGATTCCAGCAAAGCTTCGGAAAATCAAAGATGAGAAACAGGACATCGACTGTGCCCCCTGTGAACTGTGTGGTGCTCTGTTAACGGAGGAGGACAAGTCAGCCCACTACCTGTCTAATCACATGGGCCATATATGTGCCTGTGGACGGTGTGGCCAGGTGCTGATCAAAGGTCGGCAGCTCCAGGAGCACGCAGAGCGCTGTGGAGAATCCCACGGCGGTGAGTCAGACTCCCACGGAGAGGACGAGGCGTCCCTGTTGGAGGAGCCGCAGGGGATGGAGGAGGGCCTGCTGGAGGCCACTGACCTGGCCTGCCCTAACTGCGGTCTGCTGTTCCAGAACGAGAGCCTGGCGCTGGAGCACGCCTTGTCCTGCCACGAACAGGAGCTGTTTCGCCctgtgctgctggaggaggggGCCGAACCGGATCACCGCCGTAAACACTTCTGTAGCATCTGCGGCAAAGGCTTCTACCAGCGCTGCCACCTGCGGGAGCACTACACCGTCCACACCAAGGAGAAGCAGTTCACCTGCCAGACCTGCGGGAAGCAGTTTCTGCGGGAACGCCAGCTCAGGTTGCACACCGACATGCACAAAGGCATGGCGCGCTACGTGTGCCCAGTCTGCGACCAGGGAACCTTCCTTAAACACGACCATGTCCGACACATGATCTCCCACCTGTCCGCTGGGGAAACCATCTGCCAGGTGTGTTTCCAGATCTTCCCTGGTggagagcagctggagaaacacATGGACGTCCATCTGTACATCTGCGGCGTCTGTGGAGAGAAGTTCCGCCTCCGTAAAGACATGAGGAGCCACTATAACTCCAAGCACACCAAGAGACTATAG